The Hordeum vulgare subsp. vulgare chromosome 4H, MorexV3_pseudomolecules_assembly, whole genome shotgun sequence genomic interval tcctatgaccatgagatcatataactcactggcaccggagtaataccttgtgtgtatcaaacgtcgcaacgtaactgggtgactataaaggtgctctacaggtatctccgaaggtgtccgttgagttagtgtggatcaagactgggatttgtcactccgtgtgacggagaggtatctcggggcccactcgttaatacaacatcacacacaagccttgcaagcaatgtgactaagtgtaagtcacgggatcttgtattacagaacgagtaaagagacttgccggtaacgagattgaaataggtatgcggataccgatgatcgaatctcgggcaagtaacataccgaaggacaaagggaatgacatacgggataatatgagtccttgacactgagattcaaccgataagatcttcggagaatgtgtaggatccaatatgggcatccaggtcccgctattggatattgaccgaggagtgtctcgggtcatgtctacatagttctcgaacccgcagggtctgcacacttaaggtttgatgatgttttactatagttgagttaaatgtgtggttaccgaatgttgttcggaatcctggATTAGATCGCAGACGTTActtgggtttccgaaatggtccgaaaacgaagattgatatataggatggttttatttggtcaccggaaagtttcgggcattatcggcaatgtaccgggagtgacgaatgggttccgggtgtttatcagaaggggcccacccacccgggagtgagcccaaggccctagggtggcgcaccaagtccttagtgggctggtgaagtcagcccaagaaggctatggcgccacatataaAAATaccagaggaaaagaagaagaaaaaggaaagagggaggtgggaaggaagaggaggactcatccttcccaaaccgaattggaggaggagtcctcctcctccctggcggccgacgcacccttggggcccttgtgccctaaggctagcccctcccctcctcctatatatattgatggtttagggctttttgagacacaacttttccacgtgcaactcaagcctattccacatagttttacctctagatcggatttccgcggagctcgggcggagccctgcaggagtagatcatcaccaacagcggagcgtcgtcacgctgccggagaactcatctacttctccgtcttgcttgctggatcaagaaggccgaaatcatcgtcgagctttacgtgtgttgaacgcggaggtgtcgtccgttcggcggtaGATCGGAGCCATTTGtgtgacggatcgtgggacgacggtgatttgaatcaccaagttgtaccactacatcaaccgcgtttcttaacgcttcctgctaagcGATCTATAagagtacgtagatctaatcttctctcgtagatggacatcaccatgataggtcttcgtgtgcgtaggaaatttttgtttcccatgcaacgttccccaacatctttaACGCAGCGATCCAAATTGCCCGTCAGCGTCCGTTTAGATTAGCACGGACAAAAATAAAGACCCAACGTGCCATTCCAAAATCAAAAAGCGTGTGCTTCGCGTCCCACGTACCTATTTTAACGTAAATTTGGATCACATTCCGATGACGCACGGACACAAAATAGACGTTTTCTATCTTCCTCTCGTGTGCCTCTGTCCGCTGTCTGTCACATGTGGCCCACCTGCCATCCATCCACACAATAATTTTTCTCCCACTCTCTCTCGCGTCCAGAAATGGCGCACCACGCCATCACACTCGTCCTGCTCGAACGCCGCCGTGCCCCCGGCCTCGCTCTGCCACGCAGCCGGAGGATCTCGCCATGGCCTCGCCTCTGCCGCTCACGCGCCCGTTCCGGCCTCGCCCCACATGCAGCACGAGGAGCTCGCGTGCCCGACCCTGGCCTCGCCCCGCCCCCAGCACGAGGAGCTCGCTCATCTGGCAAGGCATCGCCCCGCCACGCAGAAGGAGGGGCTGCCTCATGTTACGCCCCTGCCGTGCCATCTCCGCTCGCGCATTGGAGCTCGCCGCCATGCTTGCCGCGCTCGCCATGCCGTCCCTTCCGTGCCAGATGCTGGTCGGAAGCTCGTCGGATGTTGGTCGAAAGCTCGTTGGATGTTGGTCAGATGCTGGTCGTCCAATCCAAGAAGCTCGTCGGTTGTTGGTCTTAGTATTGAGTTTCTTCTCGTTCGATGGATTGGACGACGACGAGCCATGCACGCGGACATTCAGAAAATGCATCCGTCTCCGTTGAATGTATCTATCTTTATCTTGGATTCAACTATGCAGCGGCGCTGCATGCTCGTGCTGTCATGCGGCGGCTCGCATGCACATGCATCACGTAAAGATTCTCTCAATTGTTTGAAactcaaaaagttttatcttcaaaaccgttaattcaatcgatgatctgttttcaccgttggctttgtcgcgacaagatcttcgaaactagatcccaagtcgacatgtttcgacaaaCTTTTTTGCCTTCCGTAATTGCCACATTCTTCCACTCACTtgctatattattaaccacttacttgctcAATAAAAATAACTTCGTTGCCATATTTTTATATATGTCGTTTCGTGTAAAGATTGTCGATGCTTATAAATGCAGTCCCCAAAATGTTTTGATGTGCTTGTCATTTTTATTCTACTAAGTTGTCATGTGGTCTCATAAAGCTTGTAGGTGCTTATAAAATCACAGTTGCCACATATATTTTTGTGCTTGTCATTTTAATCCTACCTTGTTATCATATTGTCCTATACAACTTGCCAGTCATTGTAAAAAAATAGTTGTCATGGTGTTTGTTGTATTTATCTGTTGAATTCTATCcttaattgttattttgtgtcgTAATAAAAGGACATTTGATTGTTCTGAAACGTAGTTGTGGTAATGTTTTGTTGTGTCGGTCAGTTAAATTCTACTcaaatgacatgcttttatatcatgtataatgaaatcTCTTACAAGGCTTTTGTATgaaacaacattaaaaagtgacaatcaagttatttttttaggcaaataagtggttaataatatggcaagtgGGTTAAAAAATATGGCAAGTATGAACGGGAAAAAAAGTTGACGATAcatatcgacatgggatctagtttcgaagaactcaTCGTGAGAAAGCcaatggtgaaaacggatcatcgattcAATTAACGGTTTTATAGATAAAACcttttgaatttcaaacatcaaaaggTAATAGCACGTTGTCCTCCCCGCCGCATGTCAAAGCATCCGTGCACACTCTATCAATTAGattttttcctttatctttatCTATTAATAAAGTAAATAgtatttctggtcgtccgtcataaAATTACCCCTCCAAAGTTGATCTAAATTACCCATCATGCCATCGATAAGTTAAAAAAACAACGCGCTTTTATGCTTTCTTAAGTTGCCGTCTGCTGTTGGTTATTAAAACATGGCCCATGTAATAATGTAACAAGCACGCAACTAGCGCAGTGGTGTAGGCCTATCCTCCCCACACCATAGACCCAAGTTCGAGTCATGCTGTCCCTCCTTTGTAATTGTCCTCCTTTTCTGAATTTTCATTGACGTGAGATAAAATTGACTCGCCCAGGCGTTGTTTATTTGATGTGCTACACAATGTTGCAGTTTCAGCGCAGTTACTTTATTTTTTATCTTTCTTTTGCCTTTTACAGATTCACATGCTTAAAAAATCACATCTTTTAAATCATAACTCTAAATTAGACATATTATATGTGAAAACACGTCCTCTTTTTCAGCTTTCTTTTTCTGAATTTTCATTGACGTGAGATAAAATTGACTCGCCCAGGCGTTGTTTATTTGATGTGCTACACAATGTTGCAGTTTCAGCGCAGTTACTTTATTTTTTATCTTTCTTTTGCTTTTTACAGATTCACATGCTTAAAAAATCACATCTTTTAAATCATAACTCTAAATTAGACATATTATATGTGAAAACATTCAAGAAATGTATAGTTTTAAAATAAGCTATTATCCTGCATGTTAATGATTTCTAAATTACATTTATGATGCATCTTTGattaatatatttttatatgaTGTATTATAAAAATACCTATTATATCCATCCATTTAAATTGACTAGATAGAATAGTTTGATACTCATAAAATCTATTATTGACATGATAGGGAATGTATATGCTAAAGGTTACAACAAACACATAATCATCCTCTTTATTTCATCAGTGCACAATAACCAACTCATATACGATGATGTACACTAAACTACTGATATGAACTTTATGTAAACCAATGGCTCAATGATGATTCTTATATCATTTGAAATTGTGCTGATAaagatttatttaaaaatatcAATGCCATATGCGACCTCGAATATTCGTTATGCATGTCCTTACGGGTTGATTATTTTCGATGAAGAAGCCTAATATGTGATCTTACGTGCATGATATCATTGAGTACTAAATTGTACTTTGCTACTTCTCGCACACTGCCCTATTTATTGTGCATCATTTAGGAGGACCGCCAACAAACATTTCAGCTGATATAGAAACCTAGGTATATGTTTTTGACTAATAAACTAACCGGACACACTTTAATACACTTAAAAAATGATTCCATTTTTATGTCTTTGCGCAACATCACTTATCATGTTCTATTTATTGATGTGATCGAGTGTGTATAAGGGTTACTTTTTTTCTCCCGTTACAATGCACGAACACATTTACTAGTaaaaccaaataaaaaaaacGGACACGGACCCGCGTACGCGCTACCCAAGCGGACAAAAAACAGACAAAATTGGTGTCCGTTTGGGTCACTGCCTTGGAATTGCTCTAAGGAAATGTAGATACCAGATTGATGTGGGGAATCTAAAATGgttgaaaaaaggagaagatattcTGCTCGCCCAAACAgggaaaagaagagaaagaaaagatgcAGATGCATGTGTGATAGTACTAGCTAGATGGATTGATGTGAAGGGGAACAATGAAGCTAGAGAAAGGTGGGTATTGCGTGTCGATCATCCGTGCAAAGAAAAGAAATATGATAGTGGTTTATACTCCATTTGTGTCCATTTCCACTTGTCGAAGTCAGGTTGTTTGCATCtctagtacttcctccgtttaATAACATAGGGTTTTCCGGGAAGTTAGGCTTCACACACACTTTGACCAAGTTTACAAAAAAACATTGTCTACATTTTCAATACGGAACATATACATATATTAATCTATGGATGTTGATTTGATATTTTAAATTTTAATGTTTTTTCacataaacttggtcaaagttgaTAAAAGCTAACTTTAAAAAAATCCGATACACACCATATTAGGAAATTAGGAACGTGTCCGTTCTCGCTAGATTAGCCTAGCATAACTTGTCTGTCCATAAATATGCAGACATAGATATACAGTAGCTAACGAAATGAacggtgaatactatgtttgtgcTGCATGCGTGGTGGTGGCCGGCCGGTGGGGACATATATACACATAGGATTCCATTCCACGTCTTGCCCGCTAGGACAACATGTAAAGCAGGAAGAAAAGGAAATCGAATCCACGACCACGTACGGTCTGGCCTCACACAATCGATCTTTATCATACATCTAGCTAGGTGACGGAGGCCGTCGGCGTAAACAGTTATTCCGGTAGTGAGCCATCGCCTACTTGTGACGGAGATGCCATTAATTTGCATAGCTCGATTGATTGATTCGTTCATCACCTCAATATTAAGGAGCTATTACACACTAGCCTAATTTTGCAACAAAGCTACTACTAGCTACGTACTTTgattatacatatatatacacatgCATAGTTCAGGACTCCTAGAGCTTGCTCGGACAATCGAAATTGCAAGTAGCCGGCAAATACATTGCCTAGTCATTTATATAACTAAATAATTAGTGGAATAATTGAGCTGCTGCTGCAGTGGTTgggccatggccgccgccgatcACGGCGCCGGGGCAGAGCGGCACCTCTGCCTCTGCTCGAGCTCGAAGTGGAGAGTGGGCCTGCTGGACCTgctcctgccgccgccgccgccgctgctgcagtCGGGGATGACTGCCTGCGCCGCCGTCGCCGAACTTTCCTGCGTCCAGACGTGCAATGCAACCAAAATCATAACGCTGCATGCTAGCATCAAGTATATATACGGCATAAACTAATCAAATGGCGATGTCGAATATGCGCGTACGTTGATGAAGTCCTGCTCGCGCTTGACGAGCATCTGGTTCTCCCTGCGCAGCTGCGCCAGCTCCATCTCCAGCTCGTTGGTGTAGGCCTGCTTCCGCGCCCTCGACCGTGCCGCCGACTCCCGGTTCTTGATCATCCGAAGCTGCCGGTCGACCGCCGCCGGAGCATTAACCTGCACCCTCTttccgttgttgttgctgctcttgggtccggaggcggaggcggaggggaAGCCAAAGGAGTAGTCGTTGGAGGAGGTGGAGCCGGTGGGCTTACCAGAAGAACCACCACCTGGGAAGGCGAACTCGACGGAGGAGCTGAGGGTGAGCGCCGTGTAAGGGGGCCCCCGCGGCAGTGGCACCGGGCCGGCGAGGTAGGCGGCGGCGTGGTAGGGAGCGACGGCTGGGGAGTGGATGTGGTATGACTGCAGCGCGGCCGGGGTGGAGGGCAGGGACATGTCCTTCCACAGCTCCTCCATCGGAAACACTCCACTGGATCCTACTCTTACTTGGCCTTCACCTAGCTAGCTAGAATGTGTGCATTTATATATAGCTAATTAAGCAAGTAAACTAGTACCTAGATCATACGACAGAGTGGAAGCAAGTCAAAGTTGTAATCTAGCTAGGCAAGGCGAGAGACGCCGGCTAGCATATATGGTGTGCTCCCCGTGGCTCTCTTCTCTTGATTTATAGCCACAAACGCAACGCCATGTCCATCCATGGTGGTGGCATGGTGGGTGCAGCGTGCAACTGTGCTAGTAATCTATGCTTCAATGGCGTGTTGCCTGTTTCTCATGTCTGGGCGTCTGGCGCGGCTACACGTGAATGTATGTGTGCATTAGATTCTTCTCGGCATTTCTATGTATTTCTGTATCAGGGTGGGTTTTTTTCCCGAAACCTTTTGCTCTATTCATCAACTATTAAGTTAGTACAAAGAACACCAGAGATAATAGAAGATTACATCCATGTTCGTAGACCACCTAGCTAGAACTAGAAACACTAGAGCAAGTCAAAGGCACGTTGTTGTCATCACCCGACCCGCACGAAGACGTGCAAACCTTGTCACATAGTAGAAAGTCGGAAAATCATCATGATATAACCCCACGAGATCAACACACAGGAATAACAACCATCAACGATGAAGACATGTAAATTGAAAGGATCAAAATCTGTAGACACATGAATGCACACGAACACGGACCACATCCGATCCAAGCAGATCCATCAAAGACAAACACCATCTGGATCTCACAAGAACCGCCAGAGACACACCTCCACAAGCTTCTCTGGCGATGCTGGATGCACCGTCGGGACAGTGGCTAGGTAGAGATAACCTTATTCCACCTTCACAGAGTCGTCATTGTCTCATCTTCATTTGTAGGACAACCCTGTCCAAACTAAAAGAAATATCTAAAAGCGAAGCCATCCCTCCAACAAGGGCTGGTATCCACTGCACCTCCATGGCCCTAAGGTCACACGAGAAGAGGCGGATCGGCGTCACCACCAAGAGGCAAGGGAAACCCTAACACATGTTTGTTCGCTTGAGAGATGTTGAAGCCGAGAGATATTGATAAAAAATGGTAAACATACAAAGACTTACAAAGGGTTACATGCtgcctgatgtttgttgtgtatcccttgcaacggcgccagaaatagtcgtgtcgacggcaccaggaatccttcagctgcggctacgccttaagggacttcctaggcaagtatgcaaaggattcccccctggccttggagccttgcgttggtgttccctcgaagcggaaagggtaatgtagcacaacgacgataagtatttccctcagtttgagaaccaaggtatcaatccggcggaggagtatctcaagatcctgcacaaacacaaaagcttgcacccaacgctatgaaggggttgtcaatcccttatagattgtttgccaagtgagaactgaaagcaacaaagtaacaaagcaaagtaaaagcggaggtgtaaacgatggatgtgaatagactcggggccgtagtgtttactagtggcttctctcatgaaagcaagtagacggtgggtgaacaaattactgttgagcaattgatagaaccgcgcaaagtcgtgacgatatctatgcaatgattatatctataggcatcacgtccgaaacaagtagaccgatactttttgcatctactactattactccacacgtcgaccgctatccagcatgcatctagtgtattaagtccataagaacagagtaacgccttaagcaagatgacatgatgtatagggataatctcaaaccaatgataaaaattccatctttttacccttgatggcaactgtttgatgtgtgccttgctgcccctactgtcactgggaaaggtcgccacatggcggaacccaaaaccaagcacttctcccattgcaagaatcatagatctagttggccaaacaaaacccaagactcggagagacttacaagggtatcaaatcatgcatataagaaatcagcaaagactcaaatatatatcatagataatctgatcacaagtccacaattcatcggatctcgacaaacacaccgccaaagaatattacatcggatagatctccatgaagatcatggagaactttgtattaaagatccaagagagagaagaagccatctagctactaactgcagacccgtaggtctgaagtgaactactcacgagtcattggagggccatgatgatgatgaagaagccctccacctccaaagtcccctccggcagggcgccgggaagggtctccagatgagatctcgcggaaacggaagcttgcggtggcggaaaagtattttcgaggctcccctgatttttggcggaatatttgagaatttataggccatagacctaggtcagggggcggccagggaggccacaagcctgcccaccgccgcctccccctggtggcggagtgggggcttgtgggctccctggagcccacctggcttggcccaaaagccccctggtcttcttccgttcgggaaaaaatcatttcggggtttttcttccgtttggactccgttccaaaatcagatctaaaaagagtcaaaaacacggaaatacaggaactgacacttggcactgaattaataagttagtcccaaaagaagatataaaaggtacataaaacaaccaaagaagataagataacagcgtgaaaccatcaaaaattatagatacgtttgagacgtatcactgactAGGTTTTTTTTCTGACTAACTTCTCCCCCTGATTTTCAAGGAGGGTGGGACCATCACCCCCTTAATCTTTAACTAAAATCCACCTATCTGTAAAACTTCCATAAACCTATGTATGTGTAGCATTACTGGATATtgattgtatcagtgtgattgatCTCCTTCTCTCTCACTCCATGTATAGCCTAGTGTCTGTTTTTTTTAACAAAAGTTAAGTTTGTGGGGCTGATATTTTTCAGAATATTTTGGGCAACTTTGCAAAAAGTGTTTTCCACAtacttttcaaaaaatattttctatagGTTTGAGTGTTTTCCACAtacttttcaaaaaaatattttctatagGTTTGATTTTTCATGAATCTTCCATTATTCAGCCTTTCTCTATTCAAAACGTCATTTTTGCAGAATGGCGTATTTACCCAAGTAATCTGGTCCAATATCAGGTTGTCACCTTCTCACATCATCTACAACCGGCGGTCTAAACCTGCCTCAAACGTTCGAGCGGATGACCCGATTTACTATCCGGTCATAAAAAATCGATCCAGTCGGGCTTAAACGAGACTTAACGCTCCGGCCGACCGACACTCGTCATATTCTGCCCAATAAAGGGGCAGATATGGAGGCGCTTGGGCGCGACCGTCATGTCAGACCCGACAACGCAACCCCATCACAATTTGCTTCAAATCCTTcggactcttcctcctcctcccgcctccCTCCTGCCTTTCCTGCACCCGGGGCCTCGTCGTCCGCCACCCTTGCTCCTCATCCTCACCATCGGTCCTGATCCGCCACCGTAGATGTTGTCCAGCCAGTCCCGACTGCTGCGACGGAGACTGCGTCCAGCGCGCTCGTCGGCTTTGTAGTGCAAGGCGGAGAACCTCGCCCGGAGGATGCGGTGACACCAGTAGtgagagagggaggcggcggcgcacgGAGGTGTGGACATGGACGAGCAGTTGTCCCCCATGCCCCACCGCGGCTGGCACCATGCAACCCGCACCCCGTCCATCCGTCTACCAAGCATTGGGAGTACGAGGCGACGAGGGCGGCATCATCCGCAGCGGAGCATGCAACAAGGATGCAGACAGAGCATGAAGTCCGGATGCAGGCGGAGTAGGACGCAACGACGACCTCAGAGCAGGTGGAATGGATGGCGTCCTACAAGTGATCCTGCCAGCAAGCGAGGCATCAGTCAATGATTTAATTTTGTTATGTACCGAATGTGAAACTATGATTTGCTTTGCTTTGTTTTGAACGGTTGAATTCAAACAATTTATATCGTATAATCGACATGCATGAATTTGAGGTTCCGTATTTGAGGTATTTGAGTGTGCAAAAGCCCATACGAGGGATCGGCGGGCGCCGCTAGCGGAGCGCATCGGCGACGTATAAGGGGCGGGATTGGCCAAGTCCTATAGTAGATGCTCGCTACTCATGTCTGGCTGCATATATCCATCAAGAGCAACCACCTAAATGTAGTAATTTTGAGGTGGCAGTAATCGAGCAGACAGTGCAAGCTAATTAAGGTGTGACGCGTGTACATTACATATATGATGATGGATAGGTTGTGCATTTGCACTTTTTTGTGTATGGACCATATATGGGGAAGCATATTTTGCAGGCAGCGCAGTGCTAGCTGGGCCAATAATAGCTGACGAATATGCTTCCATATTTCCATGCACGTAGATA includes:
- the LOC123447372 gene encoding protein FD-like, whose translation is MEELWKDMSLPSTPAALQSYHIHSPAVAPYHAAAYLAGPVPLPRGPPYTALTLSSSVEFAFPGGGSSGKPTGSTSSNDYSFGFPSASASGPKSSNNNGKRVQVNAPAAVDRQLRMIKNRESAARSRARKQAYTNELEMELAQLRRENQMLVKREQDFINESSATAAQAVIPDCSSGGGGGRSRSSRPTLHFELEQRQRCRSAPAP